In a genomic window of Gopherus evgoodei ecotype Sinaloan lineage chromosome 14, rGopEvg1_v1.p, whole genome shotgun sequence:
- the LOC115635063 gene encoding putative Polycomb group protein ASXL1 translates to MVSGPQKPKELGPRERTSSSCSFEDQKELPLVHGVPQHNPLTNTITSESPEKLNPPAAPRFLSPNVTSLGPNQIDGASINKNCVGVQGKKVFGSAFPCNTAARLHHPRALEHIGPMGTTSPSKQIPLNKSSASGEGAPTVREDGPSKQHANTLGGIKNENVLACGGPAKGNVKNRKDVAHNPVELMEHLQSVPLVMDLPFFKLPREPGKGLNQPLEPSSIPSQLNIKQAFYGKLSKLQLHSTSFNYSHNTTPAFPRSLAGSVMQLSHKANFAANHNTSLSVQMFADSSSVEEISLKCSCSLKAMIMCKGCGAFCHDDCIGPSKLCVLCLVVR, encoded by the coding sequence ATGGTGAGTGGCCCTCAGAAACCTAAAGAGTTGGGCCCTAGAGAAAGAACATCATCTTCCTGTAGCTTTGAAGATCAAAAAGAGTTGCCCCTAGTCCATGGTGTCCCACAGCACAATCCACTAACAAATACTATTACAAGTGAAAGCCCTGAAAAGCTAAAtccacctgcagctcctaggttTTTATCTCCAAATGTAACCTCTCTTGGTCCAAATCAGATCGATGGAGCCTCAATTAATAAAAATTGTGTTGGTGTCCAGGGCAAAAAGGTCTTTGGTTCTGCTTTTCCTTGCAACACTGCTGCTCGATTGCATCATCCAAGAGCGTTGGAGCACATTGGACCCATGGGAACCACATCCCCCAGCAAGCAGATTCCACTAAATAAGAGCTCTGCGTCTGGAGAAGGAGCACCAACTGTCAGGGAAGACGGGCCTTCAAAGCAACATGCAAACACCCTAGGAGGAATAAAAAATGAGAATGTACTGGCCTGTGGAGGCCCAGCCAAGGGTAATGTGAAGAACAGGAAGGACGTTGCACACAACCCCGTGGAACTGATGGAGCATTTGCAGAGTGTTCCCCTTGTTATGGATTTGCCATTTTTCAAGTTACCAAGGGAACCAGGAAAAGGACTCAATCAGCCCTTGGAACCTTCTTCCATCCCCTCTCAGCTCAATATCAAACAAGCATTTTATGGGAAGCTTTCTAAGCTGCAGCTTCATTCCACCAGCTTTAATTATTCACACAACACAACTCCAGCTTTTCCCAGAAGCCTTGCTGGAAGCGTGATGCAGCTAAGCCACAAAGCGAACTTTGCTGCAAACCATAATACGTCCCTTTCTGTGCAGATGTTTGCTGATAGCAGCAGTGTTGAAGAAATATCACTGAAATGTTCCTGCAGCCTTAAAGCCATGATTATGTGTAAAGGATGTGGGGCATTTTGTCACGACGACTGTATAGGACCCTCAAAGCTTTGTGTATTGTGCCTTGTAGTGAGATAA
- the LOC115635062 gene encoding putative Polycomb group protein ASXL1: MKEMKQRRKKERTWAEAARLVLENYSDAPMTPKQILQVIEAEGLKEMRSGTSPLACLNAMLHSNSRGGDGLFYKLPGRISLFTLKKDALQWSRNLSVAEGEELDDAIDAESCGSNEASTVSGDNDVSLDETSSNASCSTESQSKSLSTSRESCRSASQTSKQKKKTGVMLPRVVLTPLKVNGAHMESASGFTGRHADGESSSTSSSSSSSLALLNATMRSRTEIIRDPPQLLRGIRKPGAGQMKRNRGEDIDFETPGSILVNTNLRALINSRTFNIFPPHFQQQLLFLLPEVDRQMGADGLMRLSGSALNNEFFTHAAQSWRERLADGEFTHEMQVRIRQEMEKEKRVEQWKEKFFEDYYGQKLGLTREESQQQNSVQEDAENRTGLSVQGEAAKPQHGPSTRQRDGHFKKRSRPDLRCRARRSLYKIREPDQTETPKETASVGPDSSFHKETKAEVDLGGEDLRGSSSASLKPESSELRFSPEASRLHSKMEDLSFAATSVNRIPSLPQENLDRESKDQKRKCFEEAASTSFPEKKPRLEDRQSFRNTIESVHPEKPQPTKEEPKVPPIRIQLSRIKPPWVVKGQPAYQIMPQDHPQHRILWSGQNWCQNTRRH, from the exons TGGCACCTCTCCCCTGGCCTGCCTCAATGCCATGCTGCATTCCAATTCAAGGGGAGGTGATGGACTCTTCTACAAATTGCCTGGACGTATCAGCCTTTTCACACTCAAG AAGGATGCTTTGCAGTGGTCTCGGAACCTATCTGTGGCAGAAGGAGAGGAGCTGGATGATGCAATAGATGCAGAAAGCTGTGGGTCCAATGAAGCCAGCACTGTGAGTGGTGATAATGATG TATCTCTTGATGAAACCTCTTCTAACGCCTCCTGTTCCACTGAATCTCAGAGTAAGAGTCTCTCCACTTCCAGAGAGAGCTGCAGATCCGCCTCACAG acaagcaaacaaaagaaaaagactgGTGTGATGTTGCCCCGAGTTGTCCTGACTCCACTGAAAGTAAATGGGGCACATATGGAGTCAGCCTCAG GTTTCACAGGAAGGCATGCTGATGGAGAGAGCAGCAgcacttccagcagcagcagctcttctTTGGCCCTGTTGAATGCCACCATGCGCAGTAGGACAGAAATCATCAGGGATCCTCCACAGCTGCTGAGAGGTATCCGGAAGCCAGGAGCTG GGCAAATGAAGCGAAACAGAGGTGAGGATATAGATTTTGAGACACCTGGTTCCATTCTTGTCAACACAAATCTCCGAGCACTGATAAACTCCAGAACCTTCAATATATTCCCCCCACACTTCCAACAgcagctcctcttcctcctgccagaAGTTGACAGACAG ATGGGGGCAGATGGGCTGATGCGTCTCAGTGGCAGTGCTCTCAATAACGAGTTCTTCacccatgctgctcagagctggAGAGAGCGACTGGCTGATG GTGAATTTACTCATGAGATGCAGGTTAGAATACGACAGGAAATGGAGAAAGAGAAGAGGGTGGAGCAGTGGAAAGAGAAGTTCTTTGAAGACTACTATGGACAGAA GTTGGGATTGACTAGAGAAGAATCACAGCAGCAGAATTCAGTGCAAGAAGATGCTGAGAACAGGACTGGGTTGTCTGTTCAGGGAGAAGCAGCAAAGCCACAGCATGGTCCTTCCACACGTCAGCGAGATGGACACTTCAAGAAACGCTCTCGGCCAGATCTGCGATGCAGAGCaaggaggagcctatataaaataCGCGAGCCTGACCAGACTGAGACTCCCAAAGAGACCGCGTCTGTGGGGCCAGATTCCTCCTTCCATAAAGAGACTAAAGCTGAGGTGGATTTGGGAGGAGAAGATCTGAGAGGCTCTTCGTCTGCATCATTGAAGCCAGAGAGTTCAGAACTGCGGTTTTCTCCAGAGGCTTCCAGACTGCACAGTAAAATGGAAGATCTGTCATTTGCAGCTACATCTGTAAACAGAATTCCCAGTTTGCCTCAAGAAAACTTAGATCGGGAGTCAAAGGACCAGAAAAGGAAATGCTTTGAGGAggctgcctctacctccttccccgAAAAGAAGCCCCGGCTTGAAGACCGTCAGTCCTTTCGTAACACAATTGAAAGTGTTCACCCAGAAAAGCCACAGCCTACCAAAGAGGAACCAAAAGTCCCACCCATCCGG ATTCAACTTTCACGTATCAAACCACCCTGGGTGGTTAAGGGTCAGCCCGCTTACCAGATTATGCCCCAGGATCATCCCCAACACAGAATTCTCTGGTCGGGGCAGAACTGGTGCCAGAACACTCGCAGACATTAA